Proteins co-encoded in one Astyanax mexicanus isolate ESR-SI-001 chromosome 1, AstMex3_surface, whole genome shotgun sequence genomic window:
- the plpp6 gene encoding polyisoprenoid diphosphate/phosphate phosphohydrolase PLPP6 yields MPSPKARNSAGGGGGGGGSIGGGVGGNSGRYEFMSLSRSAPPSGLQRQGSDPTTARLRAADSPTRRRGSGSSTSSTGGQQLPEEDCMRLNPSMIGIALSSLLAIDLWLSKRLGVCACEESSWGSVRPLMKLVEVSGHGIPWLVGAAYCLYKSDSAAGQEVMLNLLMALVLDLVLVGIVKAVVRRRRPAHNRMDMFVTFSVDRYSFPSGHATRAAMCARFLLAHLVLAAPLRVLVLLWAVFVGFSRVFLGRHNVTDVAFGFFMGYCQYNLVEALWLSPLMLQSMMGQLE; encoded by the exons ATGCCCTCTCCTAAAGCCAGAAACAGCGCTGGCggaggcggcggcggcggcggcagtaTTGGTGGTGGTGTGGGCGGAAACAGCGGGCGGTACGAGTTCATGTCGCTGAGCCGCTCCGCTCCTCCGTCGGGTCTGCAGCGCCAGGGCTCGGACCCCACAACGGCGCGCCTGCGGGCGGCGGACAGCCCGACCCGGCGGAGGGGCTCcggctcctccacctcctccaccggCGGACAGCAGCTGCCGGAGGAGGACTGCATGCGGCTGAACCCCTCCATGATCGGCATCGCGCTCAGCTCCCTGCTCGCTATAGACCTGTGGCTGTCTAAGCGGCTCGGGGTGTGCGCCTGTGAGGAGTCCTCGTGGGGGAGCGTGCGGCCCCTCATGAAGCTGGTGGAGGTGTCCGGACACGGGATACCCTGGCTGGTCGGTGCCGCGTACTGTTTGTACAAGAGCGACAGCGCCGCGGGGCAGGAGGTCATGCTCAACCTGCTCATGG CTTTGGTGTTGGATCTGGTGCTGGTGGGCATAGTTAAAGCTGTGGTGCGTCGCCGGCGTCCTGCCCACAACCGCATGGACATGTTTGTCACATTCTCAGTGGACCGATATTCCTTCCCATCAGGCCATGCCACGCGTGCTGCCATGTGTGCCCGCTTCCTGCTGGCCCACCTCGTGCTGGCCGCCCCCCTCCGTGTGCTCGTTCTGCTCTGGGCGGTCTTCGTTGGTTTCTCCCGGGTCTTCCTTGGGCGCCACAATGTGACGGACGTAGCATTCGGATTCTTTATGGGCTACTGCCAGTACAACCTGGTGGAGGCCCTGTGGCTCTCGCCACTTATGCTGCAAAGCATGATGGGACAATTGGAGTAA